A region from the Bacillus sp. Marseille-P3661 genome encodes:
- the cymR gene encoding cysteine metabolism transcriptional regulator CymR has protein sequence MKISTKGRYGLTIMIALAKKNGEGPIPLKNIAKEHDLSEHYLEQLIAPLRNAGLVKSVRGAYGGYILAREAENITAGDIIRVLEGPISPVEVLEDEEPAKRQLWIKIRDAVKDVLDTTTLHDLATYEGDNNESYMFYI, from the coding sequence GTGAAGATATCCACTAAGGGACGATATGGCCTAACAATTATGATTGCTTTAGCCAAAAAGAACGGTGAAGGCCCAATCCCTCTTAAAAATATTGCAAAAGAACATGATTTGTCCGAGCATTATTTAGAGCAACTGATCGCTCCTTTACGAAATGCAGGCTTAGTTAAAAGTGTAAGGGGTGCATATGGTGGTTATATTTTAGCAAGAGAAGCTGAAAATATTACAGCAGGTGATATCATAAGAGTTCTTGAAGGCCCAATAAGCCCTGTTGAGGTTTTAGAAGATGAGGAGCCTGCGAAAAGACAATTATGGATAAAAATCCGCGATGCAGTAAAAGATGTATTAGATACAACAACTCTTCATGACCTGGCAACATATGAAGGGGATAATAATGAATCTTATATGTTTTACATTTAA